Proteins encoded by one window of Micromonospora coxensis:
- a CDS encoding ABC transporter permease subunit → MSTVTWITARGLFGRRRFLMLLPLPAVLVALALLCRSLDVAPADWGPPVLVGLGLAVVLPVVSLVVGTGVLGAEIDDGTVVHVLTKPLPRWQIVLPKLAVATGVSAATVAVPIFVAGLLADSVRLGAALAAASALGALAYSALFLAMSLLTRRPVLLGLVYVLIWEGLLGRFVSGTKVLSIQQWVIALADRSAPTDLLSTTVSVPVAAVLTGLVAVGFTALSVDRLRSFSIAGETS, encoded by the coding sequence GTGTCCACCGTTACCTGGATCACCGCACGCGGGCTGTTCGGCCGCCGCCGTTTCCTGATGCTGCTGCCGCTGCCCGCGGTGCTGGTGGCGCTCGCCCTGCTCTGCCGGTCGCTGGACGTCGCGCCGGCCGACTGGGGGCCACCGGTGCTGGTCGGCCTCGGCCTGGCCGTGGTGCTGCCGGTGGTGTCGCTGGTCGTCGGCACCGGCGTGCTGGGCGCCGAGATCGACGACGGGACGGTGGTGCACGTCCTCACCAAGCCGCTGCCCCGTTGGCAGATCGTGCTGCCGAAGCTGGCGGTGGCGACCGGGGTCAGCGCGGCCACCGTCGCCGTGCCGATCTTCGTCGCGGGCCTGCTCGCCGATTCGGTACGCCTCGGCGCGGCGCTCGCCGCCGCCTCGGCGCTGGGCGCGCTGGCGTACTCGGCGCTGTTCCTGGCGATGAGCCTGCTCACCCGGCGGCCGGTGCTGCTCGGGCTGGTCTACGTGCTGATCTGGGAGGGGCTGCTGGGCCGGTTCGTCAGCGGCACGAAGGTGCTGTCGATCCAGCAGTGGGTGATCGCGCTGGCCGACCGCAGCGCCCCGACCGACCTGCTCTCCACGACTGTCTCCGTCCCGGTGGCCGCCGTGCTGACCGGCCTGGTCGCGGTCGGCTTCACCGCCCTCTCCGTCGACCGCCTCCGCTCCTTCAGCATCGCCGGCGAAACCAGCTGA
- a CDS encoding ABC transporter ATP-binding protein — MTTISAEAAAPAVTTSTLDLTGVSRWYGNVVAVNDVSMRLGPGVTGLLGPNGAGKTTLLHMMAGFLAPSRGAVTLDGEPTWRNPSVYRRLGLVSEREAVHTFLTAYEFVLAGAKLHRLPDPAAAARRAIALVELEGAQDRRIGTYSKGMRQRARVAAALVHDPQVLLLDEPFNGMDPRQRLHMMTLLHSLGDAGRTILFSSHILEEVEQVSGTVQVMVAGRLAASGDFRTIRRLMTNRPHVFAVRSTDDRALAVALMAEPSVSGVELDRTGLTVKAGDYGAFTRALPKVALAHGIRVRRLLPEDESLESVFSYLLEG, encoded by the coding sequence ATGACCACGATCAGCGCCGAGGCCGCCGCCCCGGCCGTCACCACCAGCACGCTGGACCTCACCGGCGTGTCCCGCTGGTACGGCAACGTGGTGGCCGTCAACGACGTCAGCATGCGGCTCGGCCCCGGGGTGACCGGCCTGCTCGGCCCCAACGGCGCCGGCAAGACGACCCTGCTGCACATGATGGCCGGCTTCCTCGCCCCGTCCCGGGGCGCGGTCACCCTGGACGGGGAGCCGACCTGGCGCAACCCGTCGGTGTACCGCCGGCTCGGGCTGGTCAGCGAACGGGAGGCGGTGCACACCTTCCTCACCGCGTACGAGTTCGTGCTGGCCGGCGCGAAGCTGCACCGGCTGCCCGACCCGGCCGCGGCGGCCCGTCGGGCGATCGCCCTGGTCGAGCTGGAGGGGGCGCAGGACCGGCGGATCGGCACGTACTCCAAGGGCATGCGGCAGCGGGCGCGGGTCGCCGCGGCGCTGGTGCACGACCCGCAGGTGCTCCTGCTCGACGAGCCGTTCAACGGGATGGACCCGCGCCAGCGGCTGCACATGATGACGCTGCTGCACTCGCTCGGCGACGCCGGCCGGACCATCCTGTTCAGCTCGCACATCCTGGAGGAGGTCGAGCAGGTCTCCGGCACGGTGCAGGTGATGGTCGCCGGCCGCCTCGCCGCCTCGGGGGACTTCCGCACCATCCGACGGCTGATGACCAACCGGCCGCACGTCTTCGCGGTCCGCTCCACCGACGACCGGGCGCTGGCCGTGGCACTGATGGCCGAGCCGTCGGTCAGCGGGGTCGAGCTGGACCGTACCGGGCTGACCGTGAAGGCCGGCGACTACGGCGCGTTCACCCGTGCGCTGCCGAAGGTCGCGCTGGCCCACGGCATCCGGGTCCGGCGGCTGCTGCCCGAGGACGAGTCCCTGGAGAGCGTCTTCTCCTACCTGCTGGAGGGCTGA
- a CDS encoding ABC transporter permease: MPEPTGVIHDIGYQRYTGPRLGRRHVFGALYLHGLRTIFGLGRSAKAKIFPWLVVGIVTLVAAGVTAVRSQIGQVVMTYAQFADSMSWLVIFFVAVAAPELVSRDLRSGVLPLYFSRPLPRGDYATAKLLALVTGLWLLLGGPQLVMFLGAAFTTDAGLGGVRDELLDLLPALLYAGLWAAVFASVGLLVASLTGKRAFAAGGIVAVFLMTTPIVGTLSIMPSATVNELALLASPSTLVQGVGLFLLGDLLAPAGQAEQLIGGFGPVYVLGAALLVAACVTLLLLRYRKVAAR; this comes from the coding sequence ATGCCTGAGCCGACCGGCGTCATCCACGACATCGGCTACCAGCGCTACACGGGCCCCCGGCTGGGCCGCCGGCACGTGTTCGGCGCGCTCTACCTGCACGGCCTGCGCACCATCTTCGGCCTCGGCCGCAGCGCCAAGGCCAAGATCTTCCCCTGGCTGGTGGTCGGCATCGTCACCCTGGTGGCCGCCGGGGTCACCGCGGTACGCAGCCAGATCGGCCAGGTGGTGATGACGTACGCCCAGTTCGCCGACTCGATGAGCTGGCTGGTCATCTTCTTCGTCGCGGTCGCCGCCCCCGAACTGGTCTCCCGCGACCTGCGCAGCGGGGTGCTGCCGCTGTACTTCTCCCGGCCGCTGCCGCGCGGCGACTACGCCACGGCCAAGCTGCTGGCCCTGGTCACCGGGCTGTGGCTGCTGCTCGGCGGGCCGCAGCTGGTGATGTTCCTCGGCGCCGCGTTCACCACCGACGCCGGCCTGGGCGGGGTCCGCGACGAACTGCTCGACCTGCTGCCGGCGCTGCTCTACGCCGGCCTCTGGGCGGCGGTCTTCGCCTCGGTCGGGCTGCTGGTCGCCTCGCTCACCGGCAAGCGGGCGTTCGCCGCCGGCGGCATCGTGGCGGTCTTCCTGATGACCACCCCGATCGTCGGCACCCTGTCGATCATGCCGTCGGCCACGGTCAACGAGCTGGCCCTGCTCGCCTCACCGTCCACCCTGGTCCAGGGGGTGGGCCTGTTCCTCCTCGGTGACCTGCTGGCGCCGGCGGGCCAGGCCGAGCAGCTGATCGGCGGGTTCGGACCGGTCTACGTCCTCGGCGCGGCGCTGCTCGTGGCCGCCTGCGTCACCCTGCTGCTGCTGCGATACCGGAAGGTGGCCGCCCGATGA
- a CDS encoding ABC transporter ATP-binding protein, with translation MTLIATESLSKTYGGRVTALADLTVAVEPGIIGLVGANGAGKSTLIKILLGLLAPTSGRVSVLGLDPTTDPAAVRARVGYMPEHDALPPDLTAAELVTHLGRISGLPRTAARERASEALRHVGLHEERHRAVGGYSTGMKQRVKLAQALVHDPDLLLLDEPTNGLDPAGRDDMLALVHRIGTEFGISVLVCSHLLGEVERICDTLVAIDGGRLLRAGPIAAMTSATDVLAVEVSEGTELLASRLAALDLPVETDGRLLLVPLADEATYDLILGAVAELDLPLHRLDQRRHRVAELFTPREPSHA, from the coding sequence GTGACACTGATCGCGACCGAGTCGCTGAGCAAGACGTACGGGGGCCGGGTCACCGCGCTGGCCGACCTGACCGTCGCGGTCGAGCCGGGCATCATCGGGCTGGTCGGCGCCAACGGCGCCGGGAAGTCCACCCTGATCAAGATCCTGCTGGGGCTGCTCGCCCCGACCAGCGGGCGGGTCTCCGTGCTCGGCCTCGACCCCACCACCGACCCGGCCGCCGTGCGCGCCCGGGTCGGCTACATGCCGGAGCACGACGCGCTCCCGCCCGACCTCACCGCCGCCGAGCTGGTCACCCACCTCGGCCGGATCAGCGGCCTGCCCCGCACGGCGGCCCGGGAGCGGGCCTCCGAGGCGCTGCGCCACGTCGGACTGCACGAGGAGCGGCACCGCGCCGTCGGCGGCTACTCCACCGGCATGAAGCAGCGGGTGAAGCTCGCCCAGGCCCTGGTGCACGACCCGGACCTGCTGCTGCTCGACGAGCCCACCAACGGCCTCGACCCCGCCGGCCGGGACGACATGCTGGCCCTGGTGCACCGGATCGGCACCGAGTTCGGCATCTCCGTGCTGGTCTGCTCGCACCTGCTGGGCGAGGTCGAGCGGATCTGCGACACCCTGGTCGCCATCGACGGCGGCCGGCTGCTGCGCGCCGGCCCGATCGCCGCGATGACCTCCGCGACCGACGTGCTCGCCGTCGAGGTCAGCGAGGGTACGGAGCTGCTGGCCAGCCGGCTCGCGGCGCTCGACCTGCCGGTGGAGACCGACGGCCGGCTGCTGCTCGTCCCGCTCGCCGACGAGGCCACCTACGACCTGATCCTCGGCGCGGTCGCCGAGCTGGACCTGCCGCTGCACCGGCTCGACCAGCGGCGGCACCGGGTGGCCGAGCTGTTCACCCCGAGGGAGCCCAGCCATGCCTGA
- a CDS encoding VTC domain-containing protein, with protein sequence MPSSLAGRRHPGTRRRPYERLTGGSRPADPQVVHTSFPARPPLLPGDPSTTRKQSTAGAYGSVLGPHAPIRPPCRVTQKRRIAVPYRTARQLCDERTTIPPEESQRGFVEEVRELVDGLDLRPVAMTGYQREAFVGEEADLGLRVTLDHRVRGRDRDFHLGADAENRLIVPASMSIVEVDSDVARLRTLIAQRTESPAGDEMITRS encoded by the coding sequence ATGCCGTCCAGTCTGGCCGGACGTCGTCACCCGGGCACCCGTCGGCGGCCTTACGAAAGGCTTACCGGCGGATCGCGGCCAGCTGATCCACAGGTGGTTCACACGTCGTTTCCGGCCCGTCCACCTTTGCTTCCCGGTGACCCGTCCACCACGAGGAAGCAGTCGACCGCAGGCGCCTACGGTTCCGTCCTCGGACCCCACGCCCCGATCCGCCCGCCGTGCCGGGTCACCCAGAAGCGCCGCATCGCGGTGCCGTACCGGACGGCCCGGCAACTCTGCGACGAGCGGACGACGATCCCGCCCGAGGAGTCCCAGCGGGGCTTCGTCGAGGAGGTGCGGGAACTCGTCGACGGCCTCGACCTGCGTCCGGTGGCGATGACCGGCTACCAGCGTGAGGCGTTCGTCGGCGAGGAGGCCGACCTCGGGCTCCGGGTCACCCTCGACCACCGGGTACGCGGCCGGGACCGCGACTTCCACCTCGGCGCGGACGCCGAGAACCGCCTGATCGTCCCGGCCTCGATGTCGATCGTCGAGGTGGACTCCGACGTCGCGCGGCTGCGTACCCTCATCGCCCAGCGCACCGAGAGCCCGGCCGGCGACGAGATGATCACCCGGAGCTGA
- a CDS encoding DM13 domain-containing protein has protein sequence MLARLLRTPLARVAVAVLAVGVAVGLYWFQPWKAVTDTRVDERLSDVAVGTPSAGPASTGGAGPATPAPPAGPTLVSRGEFVTHEHDTSGTARIVRSTDGSHRLELVGLDTSNGPDLRVWLSDQPVRTGRAGWGVFDDGRWVELGRLKGNRGDQAYAIPAGTDLTRLTSVSIWCKRFSVSFGAAPLAPAG, from the coding sequence ATGCTCGCCCGTCTGCTGCGCACCCCCCTGGCCCGGGTCGCCGTCGCCGTCCTCGCCGTCGGGGTGGCGGTCGGCCTGTACTGGTTCCAGCCCTGGAAGGCGGTCACCGACACCCGGGTCGACGAACGGCTCTCCGACGTGGCGGTGGGCACGCCGTCGGCCGGGCCCGCGTCCACGGGGGGCGCGGGCCCGGCCACCCCGGCGCCGCCGGCCGGGCCGACGCTGGTCAGTCGGGGCGAGTTCGTCACCCACGAGCACGACACGTCGGGCACCGCCCGGATCGTGCGGTCCACCGACGGCAGCCACCGGCTGGAGCTGGTCGGGCTCGACACCTCCAACGGACCCGATCTGCGGGTCTGGCTGAGCGACCAGCCGGTGCGCACCGGCCGCGCCGGGTGGGGCGTCTTCGACGACGGCCGGTGGGTCGAGCTGGGCCGGTTGAAGGGCAACCGGGGCGACCAGGCGTACGCCATCCCCGCCGGCACCGACCTGACCCGCCTGACCAGCGTCTCGATCTGGTGCAAGCGGTTCTCGGTCTCGTTCGGCGCCGCTCCGCTGGCTCCGGCGGGCTGA
- the cysC gene encoding adenylyl-sulfate kinase — MSNGWVLPDEVLRDAPAYTPRPGELADLELLLTGAYAPLTGFMTRADLVSAQRRGRLADGTPWPVPVTLQVPAALAAGLDPADPGRRTLVLTDGEGAPVAALEVVDVWTAREGVAGVGGPVRRLGDGGHGPFQRLRRTPEEVRALLPPGRVLGVIADRPLHRPQLAQIAHAARTLGAHLLVMIPVAEDGHGGLPSEALVRAVFAARDRMPPATLVAVPVPRRRDEISDALLRARISAAYGVTHLLSTGEMLSGAGLRVLVPRELAYDNRDGQWRWREDIPPRNRRLALSQEEIEDLLDRGFPLPEWHTPPAVAKELSRARPPRRHRGLVVFLTGLSGSGKSTIARGLADLLREQGDRTVTLLDGDVVRRELSAGLGFSKADRDANVRRIGWVAAEIARHRGVGICCPIAPYAQARQTAREMALAAGAGFVLVHVATPLEVCEQRDRKGLYARARAGLLTGMTGIDDPYEEPTDADLMIDTTGLDVEEAVQSVMHLLTETGWVEPRLQST, encoded by the coding sequence ATGAGCAACGGGTGGGTGCTGCCCGACGAGGTGCTTCGGGACGCGCCGGCGTACACGCCGCGCCCGGGTGAGCTGGCCGATCTGGAGTTGTTGCTGACCGGCGCGTACGCCCCGCTGACCGGCTTCATGACCCGCGCCGACCTGGTCTCGGCGCAGCGCCGGGGCCGGCTCGCCGACGGCACCCCGTGGCCGGTGCCGGTGACCCTGCAGGTGCCGGCGGCGCTGGCCGCCGGGTTGGACCCGGCCGACCCGGGTCGTCGCACGCTGGTGCTCACCGACGGCGAGGGCGCGCCGGTGGCCGCGCTGGAGGTCGTCGACGTGTGGACGGCCCGCGAGGGCGTGGCCGGGGTGGGCGGCCCGGTCCGCCGGCTCGGCGACGGTGGGCACGGCCCGTTCCAGCGGCTGCGCCGTACGCCGGAGGAGGTCCGCGCGCTGCTGCCCCCGGGCCGGGTGCTCGGGGTGATCGCCGACCGTCCGCTGCACCGCCCCCAGCTGGCCCAGATCGCGCACGCCGCCCGTACCCTGGGCGCGCACCTGCTGGTGATGATCCCGGTGGCCGAGGACGGCCACGGCGGCCTGCCGTCGGAGGCGCTGGTCCGTGCGGTCTTCGCCGCCCGGGACCGGATGCCCCCGGCGACCCTGGTCGCGGTGCCGGTGCCGCGCCGCCGGGACGAGATCAGCGACGCCCTGCTGCGGGCCCGGATCTCCGCCGCGTACGGGGTGACCCACCTGCTCTCCACCGGCGAGATGCTCTCCGGCGCCGGGCTGCGGGTGCTGGTCCCCCGCGAGCTGGCCTACGACAACCGGGACGGGCAGTGGCGCTGGCGGGAGGACATCCCGCCACGCAACCGACGCCTGGCGCTGAGCCAGGAGGAGATCGAGGACCTGCTGGACCGGGGCTTCCCGCTGCCCGAGTGGCACACCCCGCCGGCGGTGGCCAAGGAGCTGAGCCGGGCCCGGCCGCCGCGCCGGCACCGGGGCCTGGTGGTCTTCCTCACCGGGCTCTCCGGCTCGGGCAAGTCGACGATCGCGCGGGGCCTGGCGGACCTGCTGCGCGAGCAGGGCGACCGGACGGTGACCCTGCTCGACGGGGACGTGGTGCGCCGGGAACTCTCGGCCGGGCTGGGCTTCAGCAAGGCCGACCGGGACGCCAACGTGCGCCGGATCGGCTGGGTGGCCGCCGAGATCGCCCGGCACCGGGGCGTCGGCATCTGCTGCCCGATCGCCCCGTACGCGCAGGCGCGTCAGACCGCCCGGGAGATGGCGCTGGCCGCCGGGGCGGGTTTCGTGCTGGTGCACGTGGCCACCCCGCTGGAGGTCTGCGAGCAGCGCGACCGCAAGGGCCTGTACGCCCGCGCCCGCGCCGGCCTGCTCACCGGGATGACCGGCATCGACGACCCGTACGAGGAGCCGACCGACGCCGACCTGATGATCGACAC